Proteins encoded in a region of the Magallana gigas chromosome 8, xbMagGiga1.1, whole genome shotgun sequence genome:
- the LOC105335878 gene encoding nacrein-like protein precursor (The RefSeq protein has 14 substitutions, 2 non-frameshifting indels compared to this genomic sequence), giving the protein MKMAALYWLVFLGSLCIGTVESAGYLYRMPHHGDVCYYEDLKNAHFSYDEENCRRPQEWCYLHKCWTTCGSTRRQSPINLDTSEARRTKASFQLYNKDKRVPAFTYNNGHAPHFSVKLNETKRNITLKLKSVSGRNPNEEYILADLHIHLGKEKDVGSEHSIDGTFYPMEAHMVFYNSKYGDISQAKPKDDGLVVIGVMIKAKRGHDDDDDDNNDNDDEEEDDGYEKGDDKERSEWEAAWGHKYTYTRVCCHRNYGDYKHNGDGEDYFSKKCYKGNRKCKVRFARTLSHIMEKYYDKIKEYHHNEEEPKEIKDPEDLQCGEKPSDKTIQSECTRGGGHPEETYDIHCGISPVDVLPLDQRFYTYPGSLTTPPCYESVQWMVYKCPIKVSRKAFKALQHVEDAEKKPLNHHGVKRPIKINEFFNVSKNF; this is encoded by the exons ATGAAAATGGCAGCTTTATACTGGTTGGTGTTTCTAGGTTCCCTCTGCATTGGAACAGTGGAAAGCGCTGGCTATCTATACAGAATGCCACATCATGGAGACGTTTGTTATTACGAAGATCTCAAAAATGCCCACTTCAGTTATGACGAGGAGACTTGTAGAA gaCCGCAAGAATGGTGTTATCTACACAAATGTTGGACAACATGTGGATCCACCAGGCGCCAATCACCGATTAACCTCGACACGTCAGAGGCCAGAAGGACCAAAGCAAGCTTTCAGCTATATAACAAGGATAAACGGGTACCTGCTTTTACATACAACAATG GACACGCGCCCCACTTTAGCGTTAAACTTAACGAAACCAAGAGAAACATTACTCTGAAGCTAAAGAGTGTAAGTAGAAGAAATCCGAATGAAGAGTACATCCTCGCAGATCTACACATTCATCTCGGCAAGGAGAAGGATGTTGGTTCGGAACACTCTATAGATGGAAAGTTCTACCCTATGGag GCTCATATGGTGTTCTACAACAGTAAATATGGGGACATTTCGCAGGCCAAACCAAAAGACGATGGTCTAGTTGTCATCGGAGTCATGATTAAG GCAAAAAGGGggcatgatgatgatgatgatgatgatgataataatgataatgacGATGATGAAGAGGAGGATGATGGATATGAAAAAGGCGACGACAAAGAAAGATCGGAGTGGGAG TCTGCGTGGGGACACAAATATACGTATACTAGAGTCTGTTGTCACAGGAACTATGGGGACTATAAACACAATGGAGATGGCGAGGATTATTTCAGCAAGAAGTGCTATAAAGgg AATAAAAAATGCAAAGTCCGATATGCTAGAACACTCAGCCATATAATGGAAAAATACTACGAAAAGATAAAAGAATACCACCACAATGAAGAAGAACCAAAGGAAACAAAGGACCCTGAAA ATTTGCAGTGTGGTGAGAAGCCCTCTGAAGAAACTATTCAAAGTAAGTGCACACGAGGTGGTGGACACCCAGAAGAAACGTATGACGTACATTGTGGGATATCCCCGGTAGATGTCCTTCCGCTCGATCAAAGGTTCTACACCTACCCAGGATCTCTGACCACGCCCCCTTGTTATGAAAGCGTCCAGTGGATAGTGTACAAATGTCCAATCAAAGTGTCCCGCAAG gcaTTTAAAGCACTACAACATGTTGAGGACGCCGAGAAGAAACCTCTAAATCATCATGGAGTAAAAAGACCTATTAAG attaatgaatttttcaatgTCTCCAAGAACTTCTGA